A genome region from Triticum aestivum cultivar Chinese Spring chromosome 2B, IWGSC CS RefSeq v2.1, whole genome shotgun sequence includes the following:
- the LOC123042063 gene encoding FCS-Like Zinc finger 2-like, whose protein sequence is MAASVACSFFFDAELLGEPGMPALDACALCAKPLARDSDIYMYKGDTPFCSEECRDEQMQLDAISARQAARRQQRFSSGTEARRGHHESRKVSVAS, encoded by the coding sequence ATGGCGGCTTCAGTAGCTTGCTCCTTCTTCTTTGACGCGGAGCTGCTCGGTGAGCCAGGCATGCCCGCGCTGGACGCGTGCGCGCTCTGCGCCAAGCCGCTGGCGCGCGACAGCGACATCTACATGTACAAGGGGGACACGCCCTTCTGCAGCGAAGAGTGCCGGGACGAGCAGATGCAGCTCGACGCCATCTCCGCCAGGCAGGCTGCCCGGAGGCAGCAGCGGTTCTCGTCGGGAACGGAGGCCCGGCGCGGGCACCATGAGTCCAGGAAGGTGTCCGTCGCGAGCTAG
- the LOC123042065 gene encoding FCS-Like Zinc finger 2, with product MAASAACSFFFDAEPLGEPGMPALDACALCAKPLAHDSDIFMYRGDTPFCSEECRDEQMQLDAICSRQAARRQQRFSSGSDARRWHQESGKVSVAS from the coding sequence ATGGCGGCTTCAGCAGCTTGCTCCTTCTTCTTTGATGCGGAGCCACTCGGCGAGCCCGGCATGCCCGCGCTGGACGCGTGCGCGCTCTGCGCCAAGCCGCTGGCGCACGACAGCGACATCTTCATGTACAGAGGGGACACGCCCTTCTGCAGCGAGGAGTGTCGCGACGAGCAGATGCAGCTCGACGCTATCTGCTCTAGGCAGGCCGCCCGGAGGCAGCAGCGGTTCTCGTCGGGATCGGATGCCCGGCGCTGGCATCAAGAGTCCGGGAAGGTGTCCGTCGCGAGCTAG